Proteins from a genomic interval of Undibacterium parvum:
- a CDS encoding uracil-DNA glycosylase family protein, producing MNDKRDFLLSEMSLGPLWKLRHDAPIPVQGASAVEPPVTPVTPVNSEPAPAPLQNEDETAAFALFLNEEAHQDTTERTESADNAVPVGVADLLPVLGLPDLPEIETPQELATSPVPKSELDAGLDLAWSSSAAGEDHGVSAQGSVSNGQLIEHAACLCGLSEKPEQALFRADRAKPDYLFVYCDAAGGARRHQAAASAQALFENMLLAMGVQRGAKAYLSNVLIAAPELPRGKEVTALAAEYSLCLPCLRRQIKLMQPSVLVALGSTVAGALLSTDTAAVMAMRGGLQQFEGLPLVLSDDPRYLLTKPIGKARVWADLCLAMNSLASN from the coding sequence ATGAATGACAAACGAGATTTTCTGCTCAGTGAGATGAGCTTAGGTCCGCTCTGGAAGTTGCGTCACGATGCGCCGATTCCAGTGCAGGGCGCTAGCGCTGTAGAACCGCCAGTCACACCAGTCACACCAGTCAACTCGGAGCCAGCGCCTGCGCCGCTTCAAAATGAAGATGAAACGGCGGCTTTCGCGCTCTTCTTGAACGAGGAAGCTCATCAAGATACGACTGAGCGCACTGAGTCGGCCGATAACGCTGTGCCGGTCGGGGTGGCGGATTTGCTGCCGGTGTTGGGCTTGCCTGATTTGCCTGAGATCGAAACACCGCAAGAACTCGCAACAAGCCCAGTCCCAAAGTCTGAACTTGATGCCGGCTTAGACTTGGCCTGGAGTAGCAGCGCCGCCGGTGAGGATCATGGCGTCTCCGCACAAGGCTCGGTCTCAAACGGCCAACTGATAGAGCACGCGGCTTGCCTGTGTGGTTTGTCAGAAAAGCCGGAGCAAGCTCTGTTCCGGGCTGACCGTGCCAAACCAGATTATCTATTCGTGTATTGCGATGCGGCCGGGGGCGCGCGTAGACATCAAGCGGCCGCTAGCGCCCAAGCGCTATTTGAGAATATGTTACTGGCGATGGGCGTGCAAAGGGGCGCAAAAGCGTATCTGAGTAATGTTTTGATTGCAGCACCGGAGCTGCCGCGCGGCAAAGAGGTGACGGCCTTGGCAGCTGAATATTCGCTATGCCTGCCATGCTTGCGTAGGCAGATAAAATTGATGCAGCCATCCGTGCTGGTCGCGCTCGGTAGCACAGTCGCGGGCGCGCTGCTCAGTACCGATACCGCAGCAGTAATGGCAATGCGCGGCGGCTTGCAGCAGTTTGAGGGCTTGCCCCTGGTCTTGAGCGATGACCCGCGCTATTTGTTGACCAAGCCAATCGGGAAAGCTCGAGTCTGGGCTGATCTTTGCCTCGCCATGAATTCGCTGGCTAGTAACTAG
- the radA gene encoding DNA repair protein RadA, with the protein MAKAKTNYTCTECGGILNKWAGQCPSCQQWNTLVETIIEVGGNRFSNTHQSLAQTAPVLNLADIETEDIPRFGTGIEEFDRVLGGGLVPGGVVLIGGDPGIGKSTLLLQALASLSKLKKVLYVSGEESGSQIALRAKRLMLDATDLHLQAEIQLEKILNTLADYKPQVVVIDSIQTVYSDALSSAPGSVAQVRECAAQLTRIAKGNNITMILVGHVTKDGALAGPRVLEHIVDTVLYFEGDTHSSFRLVRAIKNRFGAVNELGVFAMTEKGLKGVSNPSALFLSQHDTPVAGSCVMVTQEGTRPLLVEIQALVDTSHAPNAKRLSVGLDQNRLAMLLAVLHRHAGVAASDQDVFINAVGGVKITEPAADLAVLLAINSSMRNKPLPRGLVVFGEVGLAGEIRPAPRGQERLREAAKLGFSIAIIPKSNAPKQKIEGLQIIAVDRIDEALSKVRDIDGLLE; encoded by the coding sequence ATGGCCAAAGCAAAGACAAATTACACCTGTACCGAATGCGGTGGCATTCTGAATAAATGGGCCGGGCAATGTCCGTCTTGCCAGCAATGGAATACTTTGGTGGAGACCATCATCGAGGTTGGCGGCAATCGCTTTTCAAATACCCACCAGAGCTTGGCGCAAACCGCGCCTGTGCTCAATTTGGCAGATATTGAGACTGAGGATATTCCGCGCTTCGGCACCGGCATAGAAGAATTCGATAGAGTGCTTGGTGGCGGCTTGGTGCCAGGCGGCGTGGTCTTGATCGGTGGCGACCCTGGCATAGGTAAATCGACGCTCTTATTGCAGGCGCTGGCTAGCCTTTCCAAGCTCAAAAAGGTGTTGTACGTCAGCGGTGAAGAATCCGGTTCGCAGATTGCCTTGCGCGCCAAACGCCTGATGCTCGATGCCACCGATTTACATTTGCAGGCCGAGATACAGCTGGAAAAGATTCTTAATACCCTGGCCGATTACAAACCGCAGGTGGTGGTGATCGACTCGATACAGACCGTGTATTCGGATGCGCTCAGCTCGGCGCCCGGCTCGGTGGCGCAGGTGCGTGAATGTGCGGCGCAGCTCACGCGTATCGCCAAGGGCAATAACATCACCATGATCCTGGTCGGGCATGTCACCAAGGACGGTGCGCTGGCCGGGCCGCGCGTGCTGGAGCATATTGTCGATACCGTCTTGTACTTTGAGGGTGATACCCATTCTAGTTTTCGATTGGTGCGGGCGATTAAAAACCGCTTTGGCGCGGTCAATGAATTGGGCGTGTTTGCCATGACAGAAAAAGGTTTGAAAGGGGTATCCAATCCTTCTGCTTTATTCCTGTCGCAGCACGATACCCCGGTGGCTGGCTCTTGCGTGATGGTGACGCAGGAAGGCACGCGCCCGCTCTTGGTCGAGATCCAGGCTCTGGTCGATACCTCGCATGCACCCAACGCCAAACGGCTGTCGGTAGGCTTGGATCAAAATCGGCTGGCGATGTTACTGGCGGTCTTGCACAGACACGCCGGCGTCGCCGCCTCCGATCAGGATGTGTTTATCAATGCCGTCGGTGGCGTTAAGATCACCGAGCCAGCCGCCGATCTGGCGGTGCTACTGGCGATTAATTCATCGATGCGCAATAAGCCTTTGCCGCGCGGCTTAGTGGTGTTTGGCGAGGTCGGTTTGGCGGGTGAAATCCGACCCGCGCCACGCGGTCAGGAACGCTTGCGCGAAGCCGCCAAACTAGGCTTCTCGATTGCCATCATCCCCAAATCAAATGCGCCAAAACAAAAAATCGAAGGCTTACAAATCATCGCGGTCGACCGTATCGACGAGGCACTGAGCAAGGTCAGAGATATCGACGGTCTGCTCGAATAA
- a CDS encoding DUF1853 family protein produces METYQARFHHEWQHLQDVHVRALAWILTSPGLLDSACELWRDKIVDLNLPEKSKLDAWLQQLDRQPTALHEALALHKHRRLGHYAENLLAFFLHHQGLLYAHGLQVHERGTTVGEFDFLLHQGEDLLHWEIASKFYLLVAEQGGARESDLYDYLGPNLADTLGSKMGKTFQQQLGLAQHPEAQKLVPKQVLEARALVKGWLFYRAETIAAPVIAGVAPDHCRAYWWTLDEIEQLAIPYALLLPRLEWLAPAQCEIDAVMVKDDLTEVLKRHFLSDQSPVLLAIMSKHGNCMQEICRGMVVPNDWPSRAQQKRASLRAQPVI; encoded by the coding sequence ATGGAAACTTACCAAGCGCGCTTTCATCATGAATGGCAGCATTTACAAGACGTCCATGTGCGTGCTCTGGCATGGATACTCACTTCGCCAGGCTTACTCGACAGCGCCTGCGAACTGTGGCGTGACAAAATCGTTGATCTGAATTTACCCGAAAAAAGTAAGCTCGATGCCTGGTTGCAGCAATTGGATAGGCAGCCAACCGCATTGCATGAAGCGCTAGCGCTGCACAAGCATAGGCGCCTAGGGCATTATGCGGAAAATCTTTTGGCGTTCTTCTTGCATCATCAAGGCTTGTTGTATGCACATGGTCTGCAAGTACATGAACGTGGTACCACGGTAGGCGAGTTTGATTTTTTATTGCATCAGGGTGAAGATCTTTTGCATTGGGAAATCGCCAGCAAATTTTATTTATTGGTGGCAGAGCAGGGTGGCGCTCGAGAGTCTGATCTGTATGATTATTTAGGGCCTAATCTGGCCGATACCCTAGGCAGTAAGATGGGGAAAACCTTTCAACAGCAGTTGGGTTTGGCGCAGCATCCCGAGGCGCAGAAACTAGTTCCGAAACAAGTGCTGGAGGCGCGCGCCCTGGTTAAAGGCTGGTTGTTTTATCGCGCCGAAACTATCGCTGCACCCGTCATCGCAGGCGTCGCGCCAGATCATTGCCGTGCCTACTGGTGGACTTTGGATGAGATAGAGCAGCTAGCGATACCCTATGCATTACTACTCCCCAGACTGGAATGGCTAGCGCCAGCGCAGTGTGAGATCGATGCGGTGATGGTGAAAGATGATTTGACAGAGGTGCTTAAACGCCACTTCTTGAGTGATCAGAGTCCAGTCTTACTGGCGATCATGAGCAAACATGGCAACTGCATGCAGGAAATTTGCCGTGGCATGGTAGTGCCGAATGATTGGCCTAGTCGCGCGCAACAGAAACGGGCGAGCCTAAGAGCGCAGCCCGTCATCTAA
- the lplT gene encoding lysophospholipid transporter LplT — protein MKRGFYTIMAAQFFSSLADNALLITAMALLVSMDAPAWMTPLLKLFFVMSYVLLAAFVGAFADSLPKGKVMFVTNLIKVAGCALMFADVHPLLAYAAVGFGAAAYSPAKYGILTELLPPDRLVAANGWIEGLTITSIIFGTVLGGTLINPKVSSALLSLDFPVFDFGIDSPTEAALLVITGCYALAAAFNLRIPDTGARYDCQQRNPIKMVTEFAGCFRTLWADKLGQISLAVTTLFWAAGATLQFIVLDWARTSLGMPLNKAAVLQGVVAVGVALGAVGAARFVPLKKSLSVMPLGIAMGLVVTTMTMVTNVWVAYPLLILIGALAGFFVVPMNALLQHRGHVLMSAGHSIAVQNFNENLSVLVMLGLYALMVSFQMNIHLVIILFGLFVAATMFMVMRRHQANQREFDSIALIGEHKH, from the coding sequence ATGAAACGCGGTTTTTACACAATTATGGCAGCGCAGTTTTTTTCCTCGCTGGCCGATAACGCATTGCTGATCACAGCGATGGCTCTCTTAGTTAGCATGGATGCGCCAGCTTGGATGACGCCCCTGCTGAAATTATTCTTCGTGATGTCCTACGTGTTACTGGCAGCCTTCGTCGGTGCTTTTGCCGACTCTCTGCCCAAGGGCAAGGTGATGTTCGTCACCAACCTGATTAAAGTGGCCGGTTGCGCATTGATGTTCGCCGATGTACACCCCTTGCTCGCCTACGCTGCCGTAGGATTTGGCGCGGCGGCTTACTCGCCAGCCAAGTACGGCATCCTCACCGAGCTACTACCGCCGGATCGACTAGTCGCTGCCAATGGCTGGATAGAAGGCTTGACCATCACTTCGATTATTTTCGGCACAGTCTTGGGTGGCACACTGATTAATCCTAAGGTCTCATCAGCTTTATTAAGCCTTGATTTCCCGGTGTTCGATTTCGGCATAGACTCCCCCACTGAAGCGGCACTATTAGTCATTACCGGTTGTTATGCACTGGCGGCAGCCTTCAATCTACGCATACCCGATACTGGTGCACGCTACGACTGTCAACAGCGCAATCCTATCAAAATGGTGACAGAGTTTGCCGGCTGCTTTCGCACCTTATGGGCTGATAAACTGGGACAAATATCACTGGCAGTGACCACCTTATTTTGGGCGGCTGGCGCCACACTACAATTTATCGTACTCGACTGGGCTAGAACCTCACTGGGCATGCCACTCAATAAAGCCGCCGTTTTGCAAGGTGTGGTCGCAGTCGGCGTGGCGCTGGGGGCGGTCGGAGCAGCGCGCTTTGTACCTTTGAAGAAATCCTTATCGGTGATGCCTTTGGGTATCGCCATGGGCTTGGTCGTCACCACCATGACCATGGTGACGAATGTATGGGTCGCCTATCCCTTACTGATCTTGATCGGGGCTTTGGCAGGTTTTTTTGTAGTACCGATGAACGCACTGCTGCAACATCGCGGCCATGTATTGATGAGCGCCGGACATTCAATCGCCGTGCAAAATTTCAATGAGAATTTGTCGGTGCTGGTGATGCTGGGATTGTATGCATTAATGGTGTCGTTTCAGATGAATATCCATCTGGTGATCATCCTATTCGGCCTCTTCGTGGCGGCTACCATGTTTATGGTCATGCGTAGACATCAGGCCAACCAAAGAGAATTCGATTCTATCGCCTTGATTGGTGAGCACAAACACTAA
- the recD gene encoding exodeoxyribonuclease V subunit alpha has protein sequence MMRSADLTNAATFQVIPDNLQTLFETFDEFAQAGVLRRLGPALARFMASLGMQDPAQLLACTLLSELEGRGHSCLILQELADDPCGLLGWKSAQWQALAELAQPLPNGSNEWRARLSNCPHIWLAQTQADQQQPLVLDQDRLYLRRYWTDESNVAKAIRARAGSQRTVDLALAKHWLNKLFDSNDLSAKSAESAESASAPDWQKIACAIALRSQLSIITGGPGTGKTYTVARLLALLFASAAKPENLRIALAAPTGKAAARLKQAIDAALQELSDKVGSALPLAQLSNRMGAARTLHSLLGARPDTRLFAHHSGNQLDLDVLIVDEASMVHLEMMAAILAALPASTMLILLGDKDQLASVEAGAVLGDLCRDAEAGGYNDQTLDYLSSSCGVKLPAQFRGDAAAMGQQTVMLRQSRRFGGPIGKLALAVNSGNSAAAVASLRAGDSSNLHWITQAQSKQILELALNGRSGAEGGYRSYLSLLNQQPRVYADPASLVAEHELWALQLLQRFESFRILCAVREGAWGVAGLNTAIELALESQKLIKRHTEWYIGRPVMITRNDHGTGVYNGDIGICLPDPLRADAPRVYFLEGQTVRSVLATRLREVVTAYAMTVHKSQGSEFSHTVLVLPEVASPVLSRELVYTGITRARSNFTLVTPVASVFEEALKRRTLRASGLTGLLA, from the coding sequence ATGATGCGCAGTGCAGACCTCACGAATGCCGCTACTTTCCAGGTTATTCCAGACAATTTGCAGACTTTGTTTGAGACCTTCGACGAATTCGCACAAGCTGGCGTGTTGCGTCGGCTTGGCCCTGCCTTAGCACGCTTTATGGCGTCCTTGGGCATGCAAGACCCGGCGCAACTTTTGGCTTGCACGCTATTATCAGAACTCGAAGGTCGCGGCCATAGTTGCCTGATATTGCAGGAACTAGCGGATGATCCTTGTGGCTTATTAGGCTGGAAAAGCGCGCAATGGCAGGCCTTGGCGGAACTAGCGCAGCCGCTCCCGAATGGATCGAACGAATGGCGTGCGCGTCTCAGCAATTGCCCGCACATCTGGCTAGCGCAGACGCAAGCAGATCAACAACAGCCGCTGGTGCTGGATCAAGACCGACTGTATTTGCGACGTTACTGGACCGATGAGAGCAATGTCGCAAAGGCGATACGCGCACGAGCAGGATCTCAACGCACAGTCGATCTGGCGCTAGCCAAACACTGGCTCAATAAGCTGTTTGATAGCAACGACCTCAGTGCAAAAAGTGCAGAAAGTGCAGAGAGTGCCAGTGCGCCAGACTGGCAAAAAATCGCCTGCGCGATTGCCCTGCGTAGCCAACTCAGTATCATCACTGGCGGCCCCGGCACCGGCAAAACCTATACCGTGGCGCGCTTACTGGCGCTGCTGTTCGCTAGTGCTGCAAAACCAGAAAATTTACGTATCGCACTGGCCGCGCCTACCGGCAAGGCCGCCGCCCGACTTAAACAAGCGATAGACGCCGCGCTGCAAGAACTCAGTGATAAAGTTGGCAGCGCCCTGCCCTTGGCGCAATTAAGTAACCGTATGGGTGCGGCGCGCACGCTGCACAGCTTGCTTGGTGCGCGTCCGGATACCCGCCTGTTTGCCCATCACAGCGGCAATCAACTCGATCTCGATGTGCTGATCGTGGACGAGGCTTCGATGGTACATCTGGAGATGATGGCGGCGATACTTGCAGCCCTGCCCGCCAGCACCATGTTGATACTGCTGGGCGATAAAGATCAGTTGGCCTCGGTAGAAGCTGGCGCGGTACTCGGCGACTTATGCCGGGATGCCGAGGCCGGCGGCTATAACGATCAGACGCTAGACTACTTGAGCAGTAGTTGCGGGGTCAAGCTGCCTGCGCAGTTCCGCGGTGATGCTGCCGCCATGGGCCAGCAAACCGTGATGCTGCGCCAGAGTCGGCGCTTCGGTGGGCCTATCGGCAAACTGGCACTGGCGGTCAACAGCGGCAATAGCGCCGCCGCAGTGGCTAGTCTGCGCGCTGGCGATAGCAGCAACTTGCATTGGATTACACAAGCTCAGTCTAAACAGATCTTGGAATTAGCGCTAAACGGTCGCAGCGGCGCGGAAGGCGGTTACCGCAGTTATCTGTCACTGCTGAACCAGCAGCCGCGTGTTTATGCAGATCCCGCCAGTCTGGTGGCAGAACATGAGCTGTGGGCCTTGCAACTACTCCAGCGTTTTGAAAGTTTTCGTATCTTATGTGCGGTGCGCGAAGGCGCATGGGGAGTGGCTGGTTTAAATACTGCCATCGAGCTCGCTCTGGAGAGCCAAAAACTGATCAAGCGTCACACCGAATGGTATATAGGCCGGCCAGTGATGATCACACGCAATGATCACGGTACCGGGGTTTACAACGGCGACATCGGCATCTGCCTGCCCGATCCGTTGCGCGCAGACGCCCCACGCGTCTACTTTTTAGAAGGGCAAACAGTACGCAGCGTACTGGCCACCCGTCTGCGCGAGGTGGTGACCGCCTACGCCATGACGGTGCATAAATCCCAGGGTTCGGAATTTAGTCACACCGTGCTGGTCTTGCCCGAAGTCGCATCGCCCGTGCTCAGTCGCGAACTGGTGTACACCGGCATCACCCGCGCCAGAAGCAATTTCACCCTAGTCACACCAGTCGCATCGGTGTTTGAAGAAGCCTTAAAACGCCGCACCCTACGCGCCAGCGGTTTGACCGGCTTACTTGCCTAG
- the recB gene encoding exodeoxyribonuclease V subunit beta, which yields MNNHQQQLNQANGSQVLDALHFPLHGSRLIEASAGTGKTWTIAALYLRLVLGHGSELGDELGTNSAFPRALLPSEILVMTFTRAATRELSHRIRERLVHAAKCFRGALPDRKDVFLCELIAAYTSEQARLQAAHRLMLAAESMDDAAIFTIDAWCQRMLREHAFDSGSLFDEELLSDETALLEDAVRDYWRQQVYQLDTQTLAVLRSYWNEVSALENAIRPLVGKSELLGAVPKETLAQLIHRVQSEQGAILGELKQGWLERAQDMQAWIEAQQTATPKCFSGVKLKTATVQAWFASLREWAQDPLALMPDAFDKAWTRLTPDGIVDACNKGHSVVVPEVFGLLSALKAELGKIEPIKFALIRHAAHAIAARVATLKQSKRQFGFADMLTRLRLALTGDNAAALRARIVAQYPLAMIDEFQDTSPEQYQIFDALYQVAQNRPELGLFLIGDPKQSIYGFRGADINSYLAARLATSGRHYLLGTNYRSSVALVQAVNQLFLYAEGDSEHSGFSSGAFKFRSETDNPLPFEPVASQGRNESLVDSQGALNALTLWSSAESDLNKNDYYQLFANICAEQIVNLLNDTQAGFQTVVDGVPSFTRLQAADIAILVRDRNEAAAIRRALQKRQIASVYLSDKDSVIRSEEAADVLRWLRAVSNPLDNALGRAAFATATAGLTLATLASHVDDDMLWEQRIEQLKSLHTLWQRQGILAMLRRFIHDLGLPARLLQQAGGERRLTNLLHLAELLQSVSQKLDGEQAVIRWLAEQIENESEGGDERVLRLESDAELVKVVTVHKSKGLEYPLVFLPFAVSARPASTRNRSFLEYVDEHGAPHIDLALSNDALAQVEAARLEEDLRLLYVALTRARHALWLGVASLKNKIHDSALGYLIAGGRALAAADLKDELAKLRGDCAAIAILPIATLEQGCPLSMLAQLDQKPALIDAPVFSASFERDWSVSSFTALTKAMSATNKPVLASHAQEEKLLENPDLELQNTLLIGALIRTPFSPTQDSAWHQFPRGPLPGQFLHEQLEWMGLEGFDIVHHASFTQRLGERCERAGWGHRQAESALWLQAIANTRLPALAATLCDFELDHTLPEMEFWFPSEHFATSELDQLCQSHLLAGIARPALPERQLHGMLKGYADLVFEHQGRYWVLDYKSNHLGDDDASYHHDALAGAMAQHRYDVQGSIYLLALHRLLKSRLGAHYDPDTQLGGAIFFFLRGIHNSQTHGCYQLPANSSLLDALDNLFITESASL from the coding sequence ATGAACAATCACCAGCAGCAACTAAATCAAGCCAACGGCAGCCAAGTGCTGGACGCGCTGCATTTTCCACTGCATGGTTCGCGCCTGATAGAGGCCAGCGCGGGTACCGGCAAGACCTGGACCATCGCCGCCCTGTATCTGCGCCTGGTGCTCGGGCATGGCAGCGAACTTGGGGACGAGCTTGGAACGAACAGCGCATTCCCACGCGCCCTACTCCCTTCAGAAATTCTGGTGATGACCTTCACCCGCGCCGCCACCCGCGAACTGTCGCATCGTATCCGTGAGCGGCTGGTGCATGCGGCAAAATGTTTTCGCGGTGCGCTGCCCGATCGCAAAGATGTGTTTCTGTGCGAATTGATAGCGGCCTATACCTCGGAGCAAGCGCGACTGCAAGCGGCGCACCGTCTGATGTTGGCAGCCGAGAGTATGGATGATGCCGCCATCTTCACGATAGACGCCTGGTGCCAGCGCATGTTGCGCGAACATGCGTTTGATAGCGGCAGCTTGTTTGATGAAGAATTACTCAGTGATGAAACTGCTCTGTTAGAAGATGCAGTGCGCGATTATTGGCGGCAACAGGTCTACCAACTCGATACCCAGACCTTAGCGGTGCTGCGCAGTTACTGGAATGAAGTGAGCGCATTAGAAAATGCCATACGTCCTTTGGTGGGTAAGAGCGAGTTACTAGGAGCTGTGCCGAAAGAGACTTTGGCTCAGCTAATTCATCGCGTGCAAAGTGAACAAGGCGCGATCTTGGGCGAACTAAAGCAAGGCTGGTTAGAACGCGCGCAAGACATGCAGGCATGGATAGAAGCGCAGCAAACTGCGACGCCCAAGTGTTTTAGCGGCGTCAAGCTCAAAACGGCAACGGTGCAAGCCTGGTTCGCCTCTTTACGGGAATGGGCGCAAGATCCGCTGGCCCTGATGCCAGACGCGTTTGATAAAGCCTGGACTCGCCTCACTCCTGATGGCATCGTTGACGCCTGCAACAAGGGGCATAGCGTAGTGGTACCGGAAGTTTTCGGTCTGCTAAGCGCATTAAAGGCCGAGCTAGGCAAAATTGAACCTATTAAGTTTGCCTTGATACGCCATGCTGCCCACGCAATTGCGGCGCGAGTCGCCACGCTCAAGCAAAGTAAACGCCAGTTTGGCTTTGCCGATATGCTGACGCGCTTACGTCTGGCACTCACAGGTGACAATGCCGCGGCGCTGCGTGCGCGTATCGTGGCGCAATATCCACTGGCCATGATCGATGAGTTTCAAGATACCTCGCCCGAGCAATACCAAATTTTTGATGCACTGTACCAGGTTGCACAAAACCGCCCGGAATTGGGGCTGTTTTTGATCGGTGATCCTAAGCAATCGATTTATGGATTTCGCGGTGCCGACATCAATAGTTATCTGGCGGCGCGTCTGGCCACTAGCGGCAGACATTATTTGCTCGGCACGAATTACCGTTCTAGCGTGGCTTTGGTGCAGGCCGTGAATCAACTGTTTTTGTATGCCGAAGGCGATAGCGAGCACAGCGGCTTTAGCTCTGGTGCTTTCAAGTTTCGTAGCGAGACCGATAATCCGCTGCCGTTTGAGCCTGTCGCTAGCCAGGGTCGCAACGAAAGCTTAGTCGATAGCCAGGGCGCGCTGAACGCCCTGACGCTTTGGTCTAGCGCCGAATCTGATCTGAATAAGAATGACTACTACCAGTTGTTTGCTAATATTTGCGCTGAACAGATCGTCAACCTACTCAACGATACGCAGGCTGGCTTTCAGACTGTGGTGGATGGTGTTCCAAGTTTTACGCGTCTGCAGGCGGCCGACATTGCGATCCTGGTACGCGACCGCAATGAGGCTGCGGCCATCCGCCGTGCCTTGCAAAAACGTCAGATCGCCAGCGTCTACTTATCCGACAAAGATTCAGTGATACGAAGTGAAGAAGCCGCCGATGTCTTGCGCTGGTTACGCGCAGTCTCGAATCCCTTAGATAATGCTCTGGGACGTGCCGCCTTTGCCACCGCCACCGCAGGGCTGACACTGGCGACGCTGGCCAGCCACGTCGATGACGATATGCTGTGGGAGCAAAGAATAGAACAACTAAAGAGCTTGCACACCCTGTGGCAACGTCAGGGCATCCTGGCGATGCTCAGACGTTTCATTCACGATCTAGGCTTGCCAGCACGCTTATTGCAACAAGCCGGTGGCGAACGCCGCTTGACTAATCTACTGCACCTGGCCGAGCTATTGCAAAGCGTCAGTCAAAAACTCGATGGTGAACAAGCAGTGATACGCTGGCTGGCAGAGCAGATTGAGAATGAGAGTGAAGGCGGTGACGAAAGGGTATTACGTTTAGAGAGCGATGCCGAGTTGGTCAAGGTGGTTACCGTGCACAAATCCAAAGGGCTGGAATATCCTCTGGTATTTTTGCCTTTCGCGGTCAGCGCCCGTCCGGCTAGCACCCGCAATCGCAGCTTTTTAGAATATGTCGATGAGCACGGCGCACCTCACATAGATCTGGCTTTAAGCAATGATGCCCTGGCGCAGGTGGAGGCGGCCCGTCTCGAAGAAGATCTGCGTCTCCTGTACGTGGCACTCACCCGCGCACGCCATGCCTTATGGCTAGGCGTCGCTTCGCTCAAAAACAAGATTCATGATTCTGCTTTGGGTTATCTGATTGCTGGTGGTAGAGCTCTCGCTGCGGCGGATTTAAAGGATGAGCTGGCTAAATTGCGCGGCGATTGCGCAGCGATCGCTATCTTGCCTATCGCAACACTGGAGCAAGGCTGTCCGCTCAGCATGCTGGCGCAACTCGATCAAAAACCTGCTCTTATCGACGCACCCGTATTTAGCGCCAGCTTTGAACGCGATTGGTCAGTCAGCAGTTTTACCGCGCTCACCAAGGCGATGTCCGCCACCAACAAGCCTGTGCTCGCCAGCCATGCGCAGGAAGAAAAACTCTTAGAAAATCCTGACTTAGAGCTTCAAAATACGCTCCTGATTGGCGCGCTGATTCGCACGCCATTTAGCCCCACGCAAGACTCGGCCTGGCATCAATTCCCACGCGGCCCACTACCTGGACAATTTTTGCATGAACAACTGGAATGGATGGGATTGGAAGGCTTTGACATCGTTCATCACGCCAGTTTTACCCAGCGACTAGGCGAGCGTTGTGAACGTGCGGGCTGGGGCCATAGGCAAGCGGAGAGCGCGCTCTGGCTACAAGCAATTGCCAACACCCGCTTACCCGCACTCGCAGCCACACTGTGCGATTTCGAGTTAGACCATACCCTGCCCGAGATGGAATTCTGGTTCCCTAGCGAGCATTTCGCCACCAGTGAGCTAGACCAACTCTGCCAAAGCCATTTACTAGCCGGCATTGCGCGCCCTGCCCTGCCAGAGCGGCAACTGCACGGCATGCTCAAGGGCTATGCCGATCTGGTGTTTGAACATCAGGGCCGCTACTGGGTGCTCGATTACAAATCAAACCACCTCGGTGACGACGATGCCAGTTATCACCACGATGCTTTGGCAGGCGCGATGGCCCAGCATCGCTATGATGTGCAAGGATCCATCTATCTACTGGCGCTGCATAGGCTGCTAAAGAGCCGTCTTGGTGCGCACTATGATCCAGACACCCAACTCGGTGGCGCGATCTTCTTTTTCTTGCGCGGCATACACAATAGCCAGACGCATGGTTGTTACCAGTTGCCAGCCAACAGCAGCCTGCTGGACGCTCTCGACAATTTATTTATTACAGAAAGCGCGAGTCTATGA